In the genome of Perca fluviatilis chromosome 4, GENO_Pfluv_1.0, whole genome shotgun sequence, one region contains:
- the hp1bp3 gene encoding heterochromatin protein 1-binding protein 3 isoform X1, whose product MPIRRAAATPTPEKAPSAAAEKEPEASSEESPSADEEPAASSATAAEGEEGEATVNTEPTENGEKADEAAAAAEKDGEGTGKKDDKCKDCAAGQCATHCYVLLLRLKDGYKYERAKVKKVKRTIPVWASVAASKKLPVTNFAGTQNKVDNILIEAITSCNDKSGVSYQSVMKYILKKYPGMELDKKKFLIKKAMKKHLEKGTIKQLKGKGLSGTFAIGKQPTSSKKAAQKTESLGDALPLIITRLCEPKEASYNLIKKYLEQHFPDFDIEKRPDVLKTALVKAVEKGQLEQITGKGARGTFQLKRTGNQVLLKGSTLEDAITAAITAMNEPKTCSTTTLRKHLVDANKDIKEYQLVANLRRTLTKCKVLGWMEQITGHGFTGTYQLSFPFYPSPTILYPDKFNKPPQKTTPRRRTVESSDEEESEEEEESEDEAPSRKRKSVKRPPPKARRPPPAKKSRSPSQSKAKGRGRALAKKSPAKKAVSSAKRRGRKPPASKKESTPPPKATPVKRGAPARKPKTPAVKKLAKRGSKRPVSRESSPEEAVVPKETTRSGSKRSKPAESSPEEPQVKKPPTKSGSRRPEPEESSPEEAVVKRGARSSKQSPRKSKRGKY is encoded by the exons ATGCCGATACGCCGAGCAGCAGCGACTCCGACCCCGGAGAAGGCCCCCTCCGCTGCAGCAGAGAAAG AGCCTGAAGCGTCCTCAGAGGAGTCGCCCTCCGCTGACGAAGAGCCGGCCGCATCTTCAGCCACGGCAGCCGAAGGCGAGGAGGGCGAGGCCACGGTCAACACGGAGCCCACAGAGAACGGCGAGAAGGCCGACGAAGCGGCGGCTGCGGCGGAGAAGGACGGAGAAGGGACCGGGAAGAAAGA TGACAAATGCAAGGACTGCGCGGCTGGACAGTGTGCAACACACTGCTATGTTCTCCTACTAAG GTTGAAGGACGGCTACAAGTACGAGCGAGCCAAAGTCAAGAAGGTGAAAAGGACGATTCCCGTGTGGGCTAGCGTCGCTGCCAGCAAAAAGCTTCCTGTCACCAACTTTGCAGGCACTCAGAACAAAGTGGATAACATCCTCATCGAAGCTATTACG TCTTGTAATGACAAGTCTGGGGTTTCATACCAGTCCGTCATGAAATATATTCTGAAGAAATACCCGGGGATGGAGCTCGACAAGAAGAAGTTTCTCATCAAGAAAGcaatgaagaaacatttggagaaGGGCACCATCAAACAG CTAAAGGGTAAAGGCCTTTCAGGAACATTCGCCATTGGGAAGCAGCCCACCTCGTCTAAG AAAGCTGCTCAGAAGACTGAGTCTCTGGGAGATGCTCTTCCTCTCATCATCACTCGGCTCTGTGAGCCCAAAGAGGCCTCCTACAACCTGATCAAGAAATACCTGGAGCAGCACTTCCCCGACTTCGACATCGAGAAAAG GCCGGACGTCCTGAAGACAGCCCTGGTGAAGGCCGTGGAGAAAGGACAACTGGAGCAAATCACTGGGAAAGGAGCCAGAGGGACTTTCCAG CTGAAGCGTACCGGTAACCAGGTCCTGCTGAAAGGCAGCACCTTGGAGGACGCCATCACAGCCGCCATCACAGCCATGAACGAACCTAAAACCTGCAGCACCACCACTTTACGCAAACACCTAGTGGACGCAAACAAGGATATAAAGGAGTACCAGCTAG tgGCCAATCTGAGGAGGACCCTGACAAAGTGTAAAGTACTCGGCTGGATGGAGCAGATCACCGGCCACGGCTTCACAGGGACCTACCAGCTCTCGTTCCCTTTCTACCCGAG cCCTACCATCCTGTACCCAGACAAGTTCAACAAGCCTCCGCAGAAAACCACTCCGCGGAGGCGGACAGTTGAATCTTCTGACGAGGAAGAGTccgaagaggaggaagagtctGAGGATGAAGCTCCCTCTCGGAAGAG AAAATCTGTGAAGAGGCCTCCACCCAAGGCTCGCCGTCCTCCACCGGCAAAAAAGTCCCGGAGCCCAAGCCAGTCAAAAGCTAAAGGCAGAGGACGCGCCCTCGCAAAGAAGTCTCCGGCCAAAAAGGCGGTGTCTTCAGCCAAGAGACGGGGAAGGAAACCACCAGCCTCCAAGAAGGAATCCACGCCGCCACCCAAAGCCACGCCTGTCAAGAGAGGAGCTCCTGCAAGAAAGCCCAAAACGCCAGCTGTTAAAAAGCTGGCCAAAAGGGGGTCCAAGCGACCGGTGTCAAGAGAGTCCTCCCCCGAGGAGGCTGTAGTCCCAAAGGAGACGACGAGGAGCGGGTCCAAGCGATCGAAGCCTGCGGAGTCGTCTCCCGAGGAGCCTCAAGTCAAAAAGCCGCCGACCAAAAGTGGGTCCAGGCGGCCCGAGCCTGAAGAGTCCTCCCCAGAAGAGGCTGTAGTCAAAAGGGGGGCGCGGAGCAGCAAGCAGTCCCCTCGTAAGTCCAAGAGAGGGAAATACTGA
- the sh2d5 gene encoding SH2 domain-containing protein 5 isoform X3, translating to MGEAPVTEGDTTVIRSAEYVGSFPVDDCCLDDQIEQLHTQLRSLKTCKRSRPVSLKFSIKGVKMYDEDETTLLMAHALRRVSLSTARPIDAQFAFVSHNPGSTDAQLYCHVFRARHARAAQFLNLLLCRCFQLSYLEKHPEEALEDSVGSMPRRNPSLLNHGFPLSVSALVSFRRAPFQGLLPGTKKNQKSPDDLHSSQDAVFPTSSPSLVRKEAIRNKVLRSGAFRSFTFTPHKQRSVQERLSASQGGPRVHRVISRVKELIRKGQRQATGEEIPCSKLGRNRRSSGSSGVVLGWYRS from the exons ATGGGTGAGGCACCGGTCACAGAAGGTGATACTACAGTGATTCGATCCGCAGAG TATGTGGGTTCATTTCCTGTGGATGACTGCTGCTTGGATGATCAGATAGAGCAACTGCACACTCAGCTGAGGTCCCTTAAA ACATGCAAAAGAAGCAGACCTGTGTCCCTGAAATTCTCCATCAAAGGTGTGAAAATGTATGACGAGGATGAAACG ACACTCCTGATGGCTCACGCTTTGCGTAGAGTCTCTCTGTCCACCGCCCGGCCTATTGATGCCCAGTTTGCCTTCGTCTCccacaacccaggcagcacggACGCCCAGCTGTACTGCCATGTCTTTCGAGCCAGGCATGCCAGAGCG GCCCAGTTCCTAAACCTGCTCCTTTGCCGCTGTTTCCAGCTGTCTTACTTGGAGAAGCACCCAGAGGAGGCCCTGGAAGACTCCGTTGGCTCGATGCCTCGTCGCAACCCCTCCCTGCTTAACCACGGCTTCCCTCTCAGTGTTAGTGCCCTGGTGTCCTTCAGAAGAGCCCCTTTTCAAGGGTTGTTGCCAGGCACTAAG AAGAATCAAAAGTCTCCCGATGACCTGCACAGCAGCCAAGATGCAGTCTTCcccacctcctccccctccctggtGCGCAAGGAAGCCATCCGCAATAAAGTGCTGCGCTCTGGGGCTTTCCGCTCCTTTACTTTCACACCACACAAACAGCGCAGCGTTCAGGAGCGGCTGAGTGCGTCACAAGGTGGGCCAAGGGTTCACAGAGTGATTTCAAGAGTCAAAGAGTTGATTAG AAAAGGACAGAGACAAGCCACAGGTGAAGAGATCCCGTGCTCCAAGCTTGGCCGAAACAGAAGAAGCTCTGGCTCAAGCGGTGTGGTGTTGGGCTGGTATCGCAGC TGA
- the sh2d5 gene encoding SH2 domain-containing protein 5 isoform X1: MGEAPVTEGDTTVIRSAEYVGSFPVDDCCLDDQIEQLHTQLRSLKTCKRSRPVSLKFSIKGVKMYDEDETTLLMAHALRRVSLSTARPIDAQFAFVSHNPGSTDAQLYCHVFRARHARAAQFLNLLLCRCFQLSYLEKHPEEALEDSVGSMPRRNPSLLNHGFPLSVSALVSFRRAPFQGLLPGTKKNQKSPDDLHSSQDAVFPTSSPSLVRKEAIRNKVLRSGAFRSFTFTPHKQRSVQERLSASQEKDRDKPQVKRSRAPSLAETEEALAQAVWCWAGIAADHSFSLLADDVLGSYLLCPHPKKPKCGSLIIRFPSGLKTYLIEHTSKGKLVLEKCKTEFSSIVELIEHYTENWDELACLLSCARVNHCYEWEENTSKQQAGKPHKSQNKANIKSTPRKDWV; this comes from the exons ATGGGTGAGGCACCGGTCACAGAAGGTGATACTACAGTGATTCGATCCGCAGAG TATGTGGGTTCATTTCCTGTGGATGACTGCTGCTTGGATGATCAGATAGAGCAACTGCACACTCAGCTGAGGTCCCTTAAA ACATGCAAAAGAAGCAGACCTGTGTCCCTGAAATTCTCCATCAAAGGTGTGAAAATGTATGACGAGGATGAAACG ACACTCCTGATGGCTCACGCTTTGCGTAGAGTCTCTCTGTCCACCGCCCGGCCTATTGATGCCCAGTTTGCCTTCGTCTCccacaacccaggcagcacggACGCCCAGCTGTACTGCCATGTCTTTCGAGCCAGGCATGCCAGAGCG GCCCAGTTCCTAAACCTGCTCCTTTGCCGCTGTTTCCAGCTGTCTTACTTGGAGAAGCACCCAGAGGAGGCCCTGGAAGACTCCGTTGGCTCGATGCCTCGTCGCAACCCCTCCCTGCTTAACCACGGCTTCCCTCTCAGTGTTAGTGCCCTGGTGTCCTTCAGAAGAGCCCCTTTTCAAGGGTTGTTGCCAGGCACTAAG AAGAATCAAAAGTCTCCCGATGACCTGCACAGCAGCCAAGATGCAGTCTTCcccacctcctccccctccctggtGCGCAAGGAAGCCATCCGCAATAAAGTGCTGCGCTCTGGGGCTTTCCGCTCCTTTACTTTCACACCACACAAACAGCGCAGCGTTCAGGAGCGGCTGAGTGCGTCACAAG AAAAGGACAGAGACAAGCCACAGGTGAAGAGATCCCGTGCTCCAAGCTTGGCCGAAACAGAAGAAGCTCTGGCTCAAGCGGTGTGGTGTTGGGCTGGTATCGCAGC TGACCACAGCTTTTCCCTGCTTGCAGACGATGTTTTGGGATCGTACCTCCTGTGCCCACATCCTAAAAAACCCAAATGTGGCTCACTCATCATTCGCTTCCCCTCTGGCCTGAAAACCTACCTCATCGAACACACAAGTAAAGGGAAATTAGTGCTggag AAATGCAAGACCGAATTCAGTTCCATAGTAGAACTGATCGAACACTATACAGAGAATTGGGATGAGCTGGCCTGTCTGCTGAGCTGTGCCCGGGTAAACCACTGTTACGAGTGGGAGGAAAATACCAGCAAACAGCAGGCTGGAAAGCCACACAAAAGCCAGAACAAAGCCAACATTAAAAGTACCCCCAGAAAGGACTGGGTTTAA
- the sh2d5 gene encoding SH2 domain-containing protein 5 isoform X2, whose protein sequence is MAHALRRVSLSTARPIDAQFAFVSHNPGSTDAQLYCHVFRARHARAAQFLNLLLCRCFQLSYLEKHPEEALEDSVGSMPRRNPSLLNHGFPLSVSALVSFRRAPFQGLLPGTKKNQKSPDDLHSSQDAVFPTSSPSLVRKEAIRNKVLRSGAFRSFTFTPHKQRSVQERLSASQEKDRDKPQVKRSRAPSLAETEEALAQAVWCWAGIAADHSFSLLADDVLGSYLLCPHPKKPKCGSLIIRFPSGLKTYLIEHTSKGKLVLEKCKTEFSSIVELIEHYTENWDELACLLSCARVNHCYEWEENTSKQQAGKPHKSQNKANIKSTPRKDWV, encoded by the exons ATGGCTCACGCTTTGCGTAGAGTCTCTCTGTCCACCGCCCGGCCTATTGATGCCCAGTTTGCCTTCGTCTCccacaacccaggcagcacggACGCCCAGCTGTACTGCCATGTCTTTCGAGCCAGGCATGCCAGAGCG GCCCAGTTCCTAAACCTGCTCCTTTGCCGCTGTTTCCAGCTGTCTTACTTGGAGAAGCACCCAGAGGAGGCCCTGGAAGACTCCGTTGGCTCGATGCCTCGTCGCAACCCCTCCCTGCTTAACCACGGCTTCCCTCTCAGTGTTAGTGCCCTGGTGTCCTTCAGAAGAGCCCCTTTTCAAGGGTTGTTGCCAGGCACTAAG AAGAATCAAAAGTCTCCCGATGACCTGCACAGCAGCCAAGATGCAGTCTTCcccacctcctccccctccctggtGCGCAAGGAAGCCATCCGCAATAAAGTGCTGCGCTCTGGGGCTTTCCGCTCCTTTACTTTCACACCACACAAACAGCGCAGCGTTCAGGAGCGGCTGAGTGCGTCACAAG AAAAGGACAGAGACAAGCCACAGGTGAAGAGATCCCGTGCTCCAAGCTTGGCCGAAACAGAAGAAGCTCTGGCTCAAGCGGTGTGGTGTTGGGCTGGTATCGCAGC TGACCACAGCTTTTCCCTGCTTGCAGACGATGTTTTGGGATCGTACCTCCTGTGCCCACATCCTAAAAAACCCAAATGTGGCTCACTCATCATTCGCTTCCCCTCTGGCCTGAAAACCTACCTCATCGAACACACAAGTAAAGGGAAATTAGTGCTggag AAATGCAAGACCGAATTCAGTTCCATAGTAGAACTGATCGAACACTATACAGAGAATTGGGATGAGCTGGCCTGTCTGCTGAGCTGTGCCCGGGTAAACCACTGTTACGAGTGGGAGGAAAATACCAGCAAACAGCAGGCTGGAAAGCCACACAAAAGCCAGAACAAAGCCAACATTAAAAGTACCCCCAGAAAGGACTGGGTTTAA
- the hp1bp3 gene encoding heterochromatin protein 1-binding protein 3 isoform X2 translates to MPIRRAAATPTPEKAPSAAAEKEPEASSEESPSADEEPAASSATAAEGEEGEATVNTEPTENGEKADEAAAAAEKDGEGTGKKELKDGYKYERAKVKKVKRTIPVWASVAASKKLPVTNFAGTQNKVDNILIEAITSCNDKSGVSYQSVMKYILKKYPGMELDKKKFLIKKAMKKHLEKGTIKQLKGKGLSGTFAIGKQPTSSKKAAQKTESLGDALPLIITRLCEPKEASYNLIKKYLEQHFPDFDIEKRPDVLKTALVKAVEKGQLEQITGKGARGTFQLKRTGNQVLLKGSTLEDAITAAITAMNEPKTCSTTTLRKHLVDANKDIKEYQLVANLRRTLTKCKVLGWMEQITGHGFTGTYQLSFPFYPSPTILYPDKFNKPPQKTTPRRRTVESSDEEESEEEEESEDEAPSRKRKSVKRPPPKARRPPPAKKSRSPSQSKAKGRGRALAKKSPAKKAVSSAKRRGRKPPASKKESTPPPKATPVKRGAPARKPKTPAVKKLAKRGSKRPVSRESSPEEAVVPKETTRSGSKRSKPAESSPEEPQVKKPPTKSGSRRPEPEESSPEEAVVKRGARSSKQSPRKSKRGKY, encoded by the exons ATGCCGATACGCCGAGCAGCAGCGACTCCGACCCCGGAGAAGGCCCCCTCCGCTGCAGCAGAGAAAG AGCCTGAAGCGTCCTCAGAGGAGTCGCCCTCCGCTGACGAAGAGCCGGCCGCATCTTCAGCCACGGCAGCCGAAGGCGAGGAGGGCGAGGCCACGGTCAACACGGAGCCCACAGAGAACGGCGAGAAGGCCGACGAAGCGGCGGCTGCGGCGGAGAAGGACGGAGAAGGGACCGGGAAGAAAGA GTTGAAGGACGGCTACAAGTACGAGCGAGCCAAAGTCAAGAAGGTGAAAAGGACGATTCCCGTGTGGGCTAGCGTCGCTGCCAGCAAAAAGCTTCCTGTCACCAACTTTGCAGGCACTCAGAACAAAGTGGATAACATCCTCATCGAAGCTATTACG TCTTGTAATGACAAGTCTGGGGTTTCATACCAGTCCGTCATGAAATATATTCTGAAGAAATACCCGGGGATGGAGCTCGACAAGAAGAAGTTTCTCATCAAGAAAGcaatgaagaaacatttggagaaGGGCACCATCAAACAG CTAAAGGGTAAAGGCCTTTCAGGAACATTCGCCATTGGGAAGCAGCCCACCTCGTCTAAG AAAGCTGCTCAGAAGACTGAGTCTCTGGGAGATGCTCTTCCTCTCATCATCACTCGGCTCTGTGAGCCCAAAGAGGCCTCCTACAACCTGATCAAGAAATACCTGGAGCAGCACTTCCCCGACTTCGACATCGAGAAAAG GCCGGACGTCCTGAAGACAGCCCTGGTGAAGGCCGTGGAGAAAGGACAACTGGAGCAAATCACTGGGAAAGGAGCCAGAGGGACTTTCCAG CTGAAGCGTACCGGTAACCAGGTCCTGCTGAAAGGCAGCACCTTGGAGGACGCCATCACAGCCGCCATCACAGCCATGAACGAACCTAAAACCTGCAGCACCACCACTTTACGCAAACACCTAGTGGACGCAAACAAGGATATAAAGGAGTACCAGCTAG tgGCCAATCTGAGGAGGACCCTGACAAAGTGTAAAGTACTCGGCTGGATGGAGCAGATCACCGGCCACGGCTTCACAGGGACCTACCAGCTCTCGTTCCCTTTCTACCCGAG cCCTACCATCCTGTACCCAGACAAGTTCAACAAGCCTCCGCAGAAAACCACTCCGCGGAGGCGGACAGTTGAATCTTCTGACGAGGAAGAGTccgaagaggaggaagagtctGAGGATGAAGCTCCCTCTCGGAAGAG AAAATCTGTGAAGAGGCCTCCACCCAAGGCTCGCCGTCCTCCACCGGCAAAAAAGTCCCGGAGCCCAAGCCAGTCAAAAGCTAAAGGCAGAGGACGCGCCCTCGCAAAGAAGTCTCCGGCCAAAAAGGCGGTGTCTTCAGCCAAGAGACGGGGAAGGAAACCACCAGCCTCCAAGAAGGAATCCACGCCGCCACCCAAAGCCACGCCTGTCAAGAGAGGAGCTCCTGCAAGAAAGCCCAAAACGCCAGCTGTTAAAAAGCTGGCCAAAAGGGGGTCCAAGCGACCGGTGTCAAGAGAGTCCTCCCCCGAGGAGGCTGTAGTCCCAAAGGAGACGACGAGGAGCGGGTCCAAGCGATCGAAGCCTGCGGAGTCGTCTCCCGAGGAGCCTCAAGTCAAAAAGCCGCCGACCAAAAGTGGGTCCAGGCGGCCCGAGCCTGAAGAGTCCTCCCCAGAAGAGGCTGTAGTCAAAAGGGGGGCGCGGAGCAGCAAGCAGTCCCCTCGTAAGTCCAAGAGAGGGAAATACTGA